A DNA window from Hemibagrus wyckioides isolate EC202008001 linkage group LG11, SWU_Hwy_1.0, whole genome shotgun sequence contains the following coding sequences:
- the LOC131362078 gene encoding formin-like protein 2 translates to MNFRGEDALQRQEDADPQPGWTGLYDPWTGRLGEQTRQDELNYSEQSDSEDEEIVFILQQDVQDGGDENEVTVRSSSPVRSPSPPAWSPSPPMRVLLPVWDLSPARSPSPPIRNPSPPIRNPSPPIRNPSPLRTPIPIVRPTPSYAIPPLPIVVLHDMQSGQPFVPASVTFHVWRQRISRRDEEEDSRVVPSAYPVLDQGKRWREEEEDDEFFPSSRRQRVEPEWEMQVVTRPLQLPVEVIPALSSDL, encoded by the exons ATGAACTTCAGAGGAGAAGACGCGCTACAGCGGCAGGAGGACGCGGACCCTCAGCCCGGATGGACCGGACTATACGACCCCTGGACCG ggagactAGGGGAACAAACACGTCAAGACGAGCTCAACTACAGCGAGCAGAGTGACTCTGAGGATGAGGAAATTGTgtttattctgcagcaggatgtgcaagatggaggtgatgagaaTGAGGTCACTGTGAGGAGCTCATCCCCTGttaggagcccatccccacctgcatggagcccatccccacccatGAGGGTCCTGTTACCTGTATGGGACCTATCACCAGcaaggagcccatccccacctattagaaacccatccccacctattagaaacccatccccacctattAGAAACCCATCCCCTTTAAGGACCCCAATCCCTATAGTACGTCCCACGCCATCCTACGCCATCCCACCCCTTCCCATTGTTGTGTTGCACGACATGCAGTCTGGTCAGCCTTTCGTTCCAGCGTCCGTGACCTTCCATGTTTGGCGCCAGAGAATAAGTAGAAGGGATGAGGAGGAAGACAGTCGAGTAGTCCCTTCTG CATATCCTGTTCTAGACCAGGGGAAGAGgtggagggaggaagaggaagacgaTGAATTCTTCCCTTCTAGTAGACGACAGCGTGTGGAACCTGAGTGGGAGATGCAGGTAGTCACAAGGCCCCTCCAATTACCAGTTGAAGTGATTCCTGCACTAAGCAGTGATCTTTGA